The proteins below are encoded in one region of Peptoniphilus sp. GNH:
- a CDS encoding N-acetylmuramoyl-L-alanine amidase, translating into MKIQKLLVKCNYSSRQGSPISYIVIHDTANVNRTATAYNHFRFFSSKRGASAHYFVDENGIIQIIEDANSAWHVGDGRGRFGILNRNSIGVEMCVNKGADFSKTFETTLRLTSYLMDKHKIDLDHVVRHFDASRKMCPFSLSYDKWEGWRLFKTKLKALRA; encoded by the coding sequence ATGAAAATTCAAAAACTGCTCGTGAAGTGCAACTACTCATCCCGTCAAGGCTCACCCATAAGCTACATTGTCATCCATGACACCGCAAATGTGAATAGAACTGCCACAGCCTATAATCACTTTCGATTTTTCTCTTCAAAAAGAGGTGCATCAGCCCACTATTTTGTAGACGAAAATGGCATCATCCAAATAATCGAAGACGCAAATTCAGCCTGGCACGTCGGCGACGGTCGGGGCAGGTTCGGCATTTTAAATCGCAACTCTATCGGAGTAGAAATGTGTGTCAACAAGGGAGCAGACTTTTCCAAGACCTTCGAGACCACTTTAAGGCTCACATCCTATCTAATGGACAAGCACAAGATAGACCTAGACCATGTTGTAAGGCATTTTGACGCTTCTCGCAAGATGTGCCCCTTTTCTCTATCCTATGACAAGTGGGAAGGCTGGAGACTTTTTAAAACAAAATTAAAAGCTCTTAGAGCATGA
- a CDS encoding sigma-70 family RNA polymerase sigma factor — protein sequence MTREDTACFSAKSADSLADSKDIANHVRSSDDSLFALSRQEFLQHFQGLIKASIRKYCYFPEDFDDLFQDGCIVALNCLDTYKKERGISLDAYVASYLRFYFLKTRKYLENRPSISLDEKRDEGDLHEILDSGIDLEGDFFRNFDDNFLNFVLKKLTKRQRQIIFFFYYKQMSIKAIGDALAISPNTVRNLKSSAIKALRNYFEKEDLI from the coding sequence ATGACAAGAGAAGATACCGCTTGTTTCTCTGCTAAAAGTGCAGACTCATTAGCTGATTCCAAAGACATAGCAAATCATGTCAGGTCAAGTGATGACAGCTTGTTTGCACTTTCTCGTCAAGAGTTTTTGCAGCACTTTCAAGGACTTATCAAGGCATCTATCAGAAAGTATTGCTACTTTCCTGAAGACTTCGATGACCTATTCCAAGACGGTTGCATAGTCGCCTTAAACTGCCTAGACACTTACAAAAAAGAAAGAGGGATAAGCCTAGATGCCTATGTGGCATCCTATTTGCGCTTTTATTTTTTAAAAACTCGCAAATATCTAGAGAACAGGCCCTCCATCAGCCTAGACGAGAAAAGAGACGAAGGCGACCTGCACGAAATCTTGGACTCGGGGATAGACCTCGAAGGCGATTTTTTTAGAAATTTTGACGACAATTTCTTGAACTTCGTTCTAAAAAAGCTGACCAAAAGGCAAAGGCAAATCATATTTTTCTTCTATTACAAACAAATGTCCATAAAGGCAATAGGAGATGCCCTAGCCATCAGTCCAAACACAGTAAGAAATCTAAAATCAAGCGCCATAAAGGCCTTGAGAAACTATTTTGAAAAGGAGGATCTAATATGA